Proteins encoded by one window of Triplophysa rosa linkage group LG19, Trosa_1v2, whole genome shotgun sequence:
- the fgfr4 gene encoding fibroblast growth factor receptor 4 isoform X2 — MLSIFKIFITICFTELVFARSITKDIRVSRPIILPGFPENVTVMVGGHVKLVCKLHQPASTRLQWFKKDSNRLGPDGSPRLTALTPLLENTSKVNILPLVNVSSENAGEYVCKAENSVGQASRSAWVEVLSVTEEPTEETSEHLLLEIGDALKLRCDTSRPGAVQWFKGGARVQHSARIQIRAAVMEIADVTYEDSGVYVCVFRGTKEALRNFTITVTDAVGSGDDDEDNGLDDADPETENDQVYISRAPYWTHTQRMEKKLYAVPAGNTVKFRCPATGNPLPTIRWLKNGREFRGEHRIGGIKLRHQHWSLVMESVVPSDRGNYSCVVENKYGSIAHTYLLDVLERSPHRPILQAGLPKNITAVVGGDVQFLCKVYSDAQPHIQWLKHIEMNGSRYGPDGIPYVKIVKTGSLNMSEVEVLYLTNITMEDAGEYTCLAGNSIGYSHQSAWLTVLSEKEVTKEMDLMEAKYTDIIIYASGFLALVMAIVIVVLCRMQVHPSQEAFDTLPVQKLSKFPLRRQYSLESNSSGKSSASLMRVARLSSSCSPMLAGVMEFELPYDPDWEFPRENLTLGKPLGEGCFGQVVRADAYGINKENSDHATTVAVKMLKDDATDKDLADLISEMELMKVMDKHKNIINLLGVCTQDGPLYVLVEYASKGSLREYLRARRPPGMDYTFDVTKVPEEQLTFKDLVSCAYQVARGMEYLASKRCIHRDLAARNVLVTEDNVMKIADFGLARGVHQIDYYKKTTNGRLPVKWMAPEALFDRVYTHQSDVWSFGVLMWEIFTLGGSPYPGIPVEELFKLLKEGHRMDKPSNCTHELYMKMRECWHAVPTQRPTFKQLVEELDRVLVSISDEYLDLSTPFEQYSPSCEDTSSSCSSDNDSVFTHDALSTDPCLLGYHDVRSRMDMKPVIR, encoded by the exons ATGTTGAGCATCTTTAAGATTTTCATTACCATCTGCTTCACGGAATTGGTGTTTGCAAGAAGTATAACGAAAG ATATCAGAGTTTCCCGGCCAATTATCCTGCCTGGATTTCCTGAGAATGTCACTGTAATGGTTGGAGGACATGTGAAGCTGGTGTGTAAACTCCACCAGCCGGCCTCAACACGTCTCCAGTGGTTCAAGAAGGACAGCAATCGCCTAGGGCCTGACGGATCACCACGTCTCACGGCGCTCACG CCTCTTCTGGAAAACACCTCCAAAGTCAACATTCTTCCTTTAGTGAACGTTTCCTCGGAAAATGCCGGAGAGTACGTATGCAAGGCGGAAAACTCGGTCGGACAAGCTTCTCGCTCTGCCTGGGTGGAAGTCTTATCAG TTACCGAAGAGCCAACTGAGGAAACATCAGAACATCTGCTTCTAGAGATTGGAGATGCACTAAAACTCCGCTGTGACACAAGTCGCCCCGGAGCCGTACAGTGGTTCAAGGGTGGTGCAAGGGTCCAACACAGTGCTCGTATCCAAATAAGAGCAGCAGTCATGGAGATCGCAGACGTAACCTATGAAGATTCaggagtgtatgtgtgtgttttccgtGGTACCAAAGAAGCCCTGCGCAATTTCACCATCACAGTGACGG ATGCTGTTGGGTCgggagatgatgatgaggacAATGGTCTGGATGATGCTGATCCTGAAACAGAAAACGATCAGGTTTACATCTCCAGAG CACCATACTGGACTCACACTCAACGGATGGAGAAGAAGCTGTATGCTGTCCCGGCTGGTAACACTGTCAAATTCCGGTGCCCCGCCACAGGAAACCCTCTCCCGACCATTCGCTGGCTAAAGAACGGCAGAGAGTTCAGAGGAGAGCACAGGATTGGAGGCATCAAG CTGCGACATCAGCACTGGAGCCTGGTCATGGAGAGCGTGGTTCCCTCAGACCGTGGGAACTACAGCTGCGTGGTGGAGAACAAATACGGGTCCATCGCTCACACCTACCTCCTGGACGTATTGG AGCGTTCTCCACACAGGCCAATTCTGCAAGCTGGTCTACCAAAGAACATTACCGCAGTAGTGGGTGGAGATGTCCAATTCCTTTGTAAAGTCTACAGTGATGCCCAACCTCACATCCAGTGGTTGAAGCACATTGAGATGAATGGCAGCCGGTATGGACCAGATGGCATTCCGTATGTCAAGATAGTGAAG ACAGGAAGCTTGAACATGTCTGAAGTTGAAGTCTTATATCTTACCAACATCACAATGGAGGATGCTGGAGAATACACATGCTTGGCTGGAAACTCTATTGGCTACTCCCATCAGTCTGCTTGGCTTACTGTCCTCTCGG AGAAAGAGGTGACCAAGGAGATGGACCTTATGGAAGCCAAGTACACTGACATAATCATCTATGCCTCTGGGTTCCTGGCACTGGTGATGGCCATTGTCATCGTCGTCCTCTGCCGCATGCAGGTTCATCCTAGTCAGGAGGCTTTCGATACGCTTCCTGTGCAGAAGCTCTCCAAATTTCCTTTACGCAGACAG TATTCATTGGAGTCCAATTCTTCTGGAAAGTCAAGTGCCTCGCTGATGAGGGTAGCTCGTCTTTCCTCCAGTTGTTCTCCAATGCTGGCTGGAGTTATGGAGTTTGAACTGCCTTATGATCCTGACTGGGAGTTTCCGAGAGAGAA TTTGACGTTGGGCAAACCACTTGGTGAGGGCTGCTTTGGTCAGGTGGTGAGAGCAGACGCTTATGGGATAAACAAAGAGAATTCAGATCATGCGACTACAGTAGCTGTTAAAATGCTTAAAG ATGATGCAACTGACAAAGACCTCGCTGACCTTATCTCTGAAATGGAGCTAATGAAGGTGATGGACAAACATAAGAACATTATAAACCTTCTTGGCGTCTGCACACAAGATG GTCCACTCTACGTGCTGGTTGAATACGCATCTAAGGGTAGCCTACGAGAATATCTTCGGGCCCGTCGGCCTCCTGGCATGGACTACACCTTTGATGTGACCAAGGTTCCTGAAGAGCAGCTCACCTTCAAAGACTTGGTTTCCTGCGCCTACCAAGTGGCAAGAGGCATGGAATACCTTGCATCCAAAAGA TGCATTCACAGAGATCTAGCAGCAAGAAACGTTCTCGTGACGGAAGACAATGTCATGAAAATTGCAGATTTTGGTTTGGCGAGAGGAGTCCACCAAATTGACTATTACAAAAAGACCACCAAT GGCCGTTTGCCAGTGAAATGGATGGCACCAGAAGCCTTGTTTGACAGAGTCTACACACACCAGAGCGACGT TTGGTCTTTTGGAGTTCTCATGTGGGAGATTTTCACATTGGGGGGATCGCCGTACCCTGGAATACCAGTAGAGGAACTTTTTAAGCTGCTGAAGGAAGGCCATCGAATGGACAAACCTTCCAACTGCACACATGAGCT CTACATGAAGATGAGAGAATGCTGGCATGCGGTACCGACACAAAGGCCGACATTCAAACAGCTGGTGGAGGAGCTCGATAGAGTGCTGGTGTCCATTTCAGATGAG TACCTGGACCTATCCACCCCGTTCGAACAATATTCACCGTCTTGTGAAGACACTTCCAGCTCTTGCTCCTCAGACAACGATTCAGTATTTACCCACGATGCTTTGTCAACCGACCCGTGCCTCCTCGGGTACCATGACGTGCGCTCTCGGATGGACATGAAGCCTGTGATCCGATAG
- the fgfr4 gene encoding fibroblast growth factor receptor 4 isoform X1 yields the protein MLSIFKIFITICFTELVFARSITKDIRVSRPIILPGFPENVTVMVGGHVKLVCKLHQPASTRLQWFKKDSNRLGPDGSPRLTALTPLLENTSKVNILPLVNVSSENAGEYVCKAENSVGQASRSAWVEVLSEVTEEPTEETSEHLLLEIGDALKLRCDTSRPGAVQWFKGGARVQHSARIQIRAAVMEIADVTYEDSGVYVCVFRGTKEALRNFTITVTDAVGSGDDDEDNGLDDADPETENDQVYISRAPYWTHTQRMEKKLYAVPAGNTVKFRCPATGNPLPTIRWLKNGREFRGEHRIGGIKLRHQHWSLVMESVVPSDRGNYSCVVENKYGSIAHTYLLDVLERSPHRPILQAGLPKNITAVVGGDVQFLCKVYSDAQPHIQWLKHIEMNGSRYGPDGIPYVKIVKTGSLNMSEVEVLYLTNITMEDAGEYTCLAGNSIGYSHQSAWLTVLSEKEVTKEMDLMEAKYTDIIIYASGFLALVMAIVIVVLCRMQVHPSQEAFDTLPVQKLSKFPLRRQYSLESNSSGKSSASLMRVARLSSSCSPMLAGVMEFELPYDPDWEFPRENLTLGKPLGEGCFGQVVRADAYGINKENSDHATTVAVKMLKDDATDKDLADLISEMELMKVMDKHKNIINLLGVCTQDGPLYVLVEYASKGSLREYLRARRPPGMDYTFDVTKVPEEQLTFKDLVSCAYQVARGMEYLASKRCIHRDLAARNVLVTEDNVMKIADFGLARGVHQIDYYKKTTNGRLPVKWMAPEALFDRVYTHQSDVWSFGVLMWEIFTLGGSPYPGIPVEELFKLLKEGHRMDKPSNCTHELYMKMRECWHAVPTQRPTFKQLVEELDRVLVSISDEYLDLSTPFEQYSPSCEDTSSSCSSDNDSVFTHDALSTDPCLLGYHDVRSRMDMKPVIR from the exons ATGTTGAGCATCTTTAAGATTTTCATTACCATCTGCTTCACGGAATTGGTGTTTGCAAGAAGTATAACGAAAG ATATCAGAGTTTCCCGGCCAATTATCCTGCCTGGATTTCCTGAGAATGTCACTGTAATGGTTGGAGGACATGTGAAGCTGGTGTGTAAACTCCACCAGCCGGCCTCAACACGTCTCCAGTGGTTCAAGAAGGACAGCAATCGCCTAGGGCCTGACGGATCACCACGTCTCACGGCGCTCACG CCTCTTCTGGAAAACACCTCCAAAGTCAACATTCTTCCTTTAGTGAACGTTTCCTCGGAAAATGCCGGAGAGTACGTATGCAAGGCGGAAAACTCGGTCGGACAAGCTTCTCGCTCTGCCTGGGTGGAAGTCTTATCAG AAGTTACCGAAGAGCCAACTGAGGAAACATCAGAACATCTGCTTCTAGAGATTGGAGATGCACTAAAACTCCGCTGTGACACAAGTCGCCCCGGAGCCGTACAGTGGTTCAAGGGTGGTGCAAGGGTCCAACACAGTGCTCGTATCCAAATAAGAGCAGCAGTCATGGAGATCGCAGACGTAACCTATGAAGATTCaggagtgtatgtgtgtgttttccgtGGTACCAAAGAAGCCCTGCGCAATTTCACCATCACAGTGACGG ATGCTGTTGGGTCgggagatgatgatgaggacAATGGTCTGGATGATGCTGATCCTGAAACAGAAAACGATCAGGTTTACATCTCCAGAG CACCATACTGGACTCACACTCAACGGATGGAGAAGAAGCTGTATGCTGTCCCGGCTGGTAACACTGTCAAATTCCGGTGCCCCGCCACAGGAAACCCTCTCCCGACCATTCGCTGGCTAAAGAACGGCAGAGAGTTCAGAGGAGAGCACAGGATTGGAGGCATCAAG CTGCGACATCAGCACTGGAGCCTGGTCATGGAGAGCGTGGTTCCCTCAGACCGTGGGAACTACAGCTGCGTGGTGGAGAACAAATACGGGTCCATCGCTCACACCTACCTCCTGGACGTATTGG AGCGTTCTCCACACAGGCCAATTCTGCAAGCTGGTCTACCAAAGAACATTACCGCAGTAGTGGGTGGAGATGTCCAATTCCTTTGTAAAGTCTACAGTGATGCCCAACCTCACATCCAGTGGTTGAAGCACATTGAGATGAATGGCAGCCGGTATGGACCAGATGGCATTCCGTATGTCAAGATAGTGAAG ACAGGAAGCTTGAACATGTCTGAAGTTGAAGTCTTATATCTTACCAACATCACAATGGAGGATGCTGGAGAATACACATGCTTGGCTGGAAACTCTATTGGCTACTCCCATCAGTCTGCTTGGCTTACTGTCCTCTCGG AGAAAGAGGTGACCAAGGAGATGGACCTTATGGAAGCCAAGTACACTGACATAATCATCTATGCCTCTGGGTTCCTGGCACTGGTGATGGCCATTGTCATCGTCGTCCTCTGCCGCATGCAGGTTCATCCTAGTCAGGAGGCTTTCGATACGCTTCCTGTGCAGAAGCTCTCCAAATTTCCTTTACGCAGACAG TATTCATTGGAGTCCAATTCTTCTGGAAAGTCAAGTGCCTCGCTGATGAGGGTAGCTCGTCTTTCCTCCAGTTGTTCTCCAATGCTGGCTGGAGTTATGGAGTTTGAACTGCCTTATGATCCTGACTGGGAGTTTCCGAGAGAGAA TTTGACGTTGGGCAAACCACTTGGTGAGGGCTGCTTTGGTCAGGTGGTGAGAGCAGACGCTTATGGGATAAACAAAGAGAATTCAGATCATGCGACTACAGTAGCTGTTAAAATGCTTAAAG ATGATGCAACTGACAAAGACCTCGCTGACCTTATCTCTGAAATGGAGCTAATGAAGGTGATGGACAAACATAAGAACATTATAAACCTTCTTGGCGTCTGCACACAAGATG GTCCACTCTACGTGCTGGTTGAATACGCATCTAAGGGTAGCCTACGAGAATATCTTCGGGCCCGTCGGCCTCCTGGCATGGACTACACCTTTGATGTGACCAAGGTTCCTGAAGAGCAGCTCACCTTCAAAGACTTGGTTTCCTGCGCCTACCAAGTGGCAAGAGGCATGGAATACCTTGCATCCAAAAGA TGCATTCACAGAGATCTAGCAGCAAGAAACGTTCTCGTGACGGAAGACAATGTCATGAAAATTGCAGATTTTGGTTTGGCGAGAGGAGTCCACCAAATTGACTATTACAAAAAGACCACCAAT GGCCGTTTGCCAGTGAAATGGATGGCACCAGAAGCCTTGTTTGACAGAGTCTACACACACCAGAGCGACGT TTGGTCTTTTGGAGTTCTCATGTGGGAGATTTTCACATTGGGGGGATCGCCGTACCCTGGAATACCAGTAGAGGAACTTTTTAAGCTGCTGAAGGAAGGCCATCGAATGGACAAACCTTCCAACTGCACACATGAGCT CTACATGAAGATGAGAGAATGCTGGCATGCGGTACCGACACAAAGGCCGACATTCAAACAGCTGGTGGAGGAGCTCGATAGAGTGCTGGTGTCCATTTCAGATGAG TACCTGGACCTATCCACCCCGTTCGAACAATATTCACCGTCTTGTGAAGACACTTCCAGCTCTTGCTCCTCAGACAACGATTCAGTATTTACCCACGATGCTTTGTCAACCGACCCGTGCCTCCTCGGGTACCATGACGTGCGCTCTCGGATGGACATGAAGCCTGTGATCCGATAG